From Tripterygium wilfordii isolate XIE 37 chromosome 16, ASM1340144v1, whole genome shotgun sequence, one genomic window encodes:
- the LOC119980913 gene encoding translation initiation factor eIF-2B subunit beta-like — translation MPDVQALVNDFISKLKKRKIEGSHATAKQAAELLRSVISQQRVPYTNQAGALIDAVKAVGEQLVAANPVELAVGNIVRRVLHIIREEDLSLTTASMAGLNLSAVSDDEDDTQKDDHSVLSAAVVAAAARSTLRPPSLQTLLEDLPNSSAIPHTSSSGGDSEAKSKSADKSSTTRKLKHDVIEAVNEVIQDIATCHEQIAEQAVEHIHQNEVILTLGSSRTVLEFLCAAKDKKRSFRVYVAEGAPRYQGHLLAKELATRGLQTTLITDSAIFAMISRVNMVIVGAHAVMANGGVIAAVGMNMLALAAQRHAVPFVVLAGSHKLCPLYPHSPEVLLNELRSPSELLDFGEFSDCMDFGSGNGSPLLHVVNPTFDYVPPKLVSLFITDTGGHNPSYMYRLIADYYSADDLVLQRKPAPGN, via the exons ATGCCAGACGTGCAGGCTCTTGTCAATGATTTCATTAGCAAGCTTAAAAAACG TAAGATTGAGGGCTCTCATGCGACGGCGAAGCAAGCAGCGGAATTGCTTCGGTCTGTGATTTCACAACAGCGAGTGCCTTACACGAACCAGGCTGGAGCTTTGATTGATGCTGTGAAGGCTGTTGGAGAGCAGCTGGTAGCTGCAAATCCTGTCG AGCTTGCGGTGGGGAATATTGTGAGGCGAGTTTTGCATATTATCAGGGAGGAGGATCTTTCCTTGACAACGGCTTCCATGGCTGGGTTGAACTTATCAGCTGTAAGCGATGATGAAGATGACACTCAGAAAGATGATCATTCAGTTTTATCTGCTGCTGTGGTTGCTGCTGCTGCAAGAAGCACTCTACGTCCACCTTCCTTGCAAACCTTGCTGGAGGACCTTCCCAACTCATCTGCTATTCCACACACTTCTTCATCGGGGGGTGATTCTGAAGCAAAAAGCAAAT CTGCTGATAAAAGTTCAACAACTCGGAAGCTGAAGCATGATGTCATTGAAGCTGTTAATGAAGTTATCCAAGATATAGCCACTTGCCATGAACAGATTGCGGAGCAAGCAGTAGAGCACATCCATCAAAA TGAGGTAATACTAACATTAGGTAGTTCGAGGACTGTGTTGGAATTTCTTTGTGCTGCAAAGGATAAGAAACGATCATTTCGGGTATATGTCGCTGAGGGTGCTCCAAG ATACCAAGGTCATCTGCTTGCAAAAGAGTTGGCCACAAGAGGGTTACAGACAACACTGATTACTGACTCGGCAATTTTTGCAATGATTTCCCGAGTGAATATG GTTATAGTTGGAGCTCACGCTGTTATGGCCAATGGAGGGGTCATTGCAGCTGTTGGGATGAATATGCTTGCTCTTGCTGCTCAAAGGCATGCTGTTCCTTTTGTTGTACTGGCTGGCAGTCACAAG TTGTGCCCTCTGTATCCTCATAGTCCTGAGGTCTTACTCAATGAACTGAGATCACCATCTGAGCTGTTAGACTTTGGAGAATTTTCAGACTGCATGGATTTTGGAAGTGGCAACGGTTCCCCTCTTCTTCATGTTGTTAATCCGACATTTGATTATGTGCCACCAAAGCTTGTTAGTCTGTTTATTACTGACAC TGGAGGGCATAACCCATCATACATGTACCGGCTCATTGCTGATTACTACTCTGCTGATGATTTGGTATTGCAGAGAAAACCTGCTCCAGGGAATTGA
- the LOC119980635 gene encoding integrator complex subunit 9 homolog isoform X2 encodes MQSLGTKQLVICTFGTPHSLILYSYQAQWVCLGCHFLLETKVFPQRYFYGPEASNYPQWMKWEELELLPSALKDIALGKDGTELGGWIPLYSAADVKDCVQKLQTLKYAEEACYNGTLVIKAFSSGSDVGACNWTISGPKGNVAYVSSSTFVSAHAMDFDYQALQGKHVIIYSDFSFQDVNDDPGHDNDSSDSTTNILSTPSNDEDNWKELTKSLLSNEENIEEKEKLAFICSCMIDSVKARGSVLIPTTRLGLILQLLEEISVLLESSNLTVPIYFISSIAEDLFAFTNIIPEWLSKQRQEKLFSGDPLFAHSDLIKAKKLLMFPAIHSQKLLTNWEEPCIVFAPHWSLRIGPAVHLLRRWCRDENSLLVLEEAVDANVALLPFKPTTMKVLQCSFPSGIKLPKVKPLLTALQPKVVLFPEAMRHHISFANSSPFSIIRYSENETLPIPGCKDNLEIEIAADLVSKLQWRKTKQTSLNLVRLKGELFMDHGKYRLSSGKELLMDDSAESRPLLHWGSPDLQRLLDALSELGISGSVEQVTSDNESETKAIVHINDPDRASIEVRATSTVITAASENLASLIFEATDRVLDSI; translated from the exons ATGCAGAGCCTTGGTACAAAACAGTTAGTAATTTGCACCTTTGGGACACCTCATTCATTGATATTGTACTCATATCAAGCCCAATGGGTATGCTTGGGTTGCCATTTTTTACTCGAGACAAAGGTTTTTCCGCAAAG GTATTTTTATGGACCTGAGGCGTCTAACTACCCACAATGGATGAAGTGGGAAGAGTTAGAACTACTTCCGTCAGCATTGAAGGATATAGCTCTCGGAAAAGATGGGACAGAGTTGGGTGGATGGATCCCTTTGTACAG TGCAGCTGATGTGAAGGATTGTGTGCAGAAACTTCAGACACTCAAATATGCTGAAGAAGCCTGCTATAATGGAACATTGGTCATTAAGGCATTTAGTTCTGGTTCTGACGTGGGGGCTTGTAATTGGACTATAAGTGGTCCAAAAGGAAATGTTGCATACGTTTCAAGCTCCACTTTCGTTTCAGCTCATGCAATGGATTTTGATTATCAGGCACTTCAGGGGAAACATGTGATAATATATTCAGATTTCTCATTCCAAGATGTCAACGATGATCCTGGACATGACAATGATTCCTCTGATTCAACTACTAACATTTTGTCAACTCCAAG CAATGATGAAGATAATTGGAAAGAACTTACCAAATCCTTGCTCAGTAATGAGGAGAATATAGAGGAAAAGGAGAAACTAGCATTTATATGCTCATGCATGATCGACTCAGTCAAGGCTCGTGGTTCGGTTCTTATTCCCACAACTCGACTTGGACTGATTCTACAGCTTCTGGAGGAGATATCAGTTCTCCTGGAGTCTTCAAATCTAACG GTTCCCATATATTTCATCTCTTCAATTGCAGAGGACTTGTTTGCATTCACTAACATCATTCCAGAATGGCTGAGCAAGCAGAGACAAGAAAAG TTGTTTTCCGGCGACCCTTTGTTTGCCCATTCTGATCTCATAAAAGCGAAAAAGCTACTTATGTTTCCTGCCATTCATTCCCAAAAACTATT GACAAATTGGGAGGAACCATGCATTGTATTTGCTCCTCATTGGAGTTTGCGGATTGGTCCTGCTGTTCATTTGCTTCGCCGTTGGTGCAGGGACGAAAACTCTCTTCTTGTTTTGGAG GAAGCAGTGGATGCTAATGTGGCTCTTTTACCTTTCAAGCCAACAACAATGAAGGTTCTTCAGTGCTCATTTCCTTCAGGAATAAA GTTGCCAAAAGTTAAACCTTTGCTGACAGCGCTTCAGCCGAAAGTTGTCCTG TTCCCCGAGGCAATGAGGCATCACATCAGTTTCGCCAATTCAAGTCCATTTTCAATCATCCGCTACTCGGAAAATGAAACATTACCTATACCTGGATGTAAGGACAATTTAGAGATAGAGATTGCAGCAGACTTGGTTTCCAAGTTACAGTGGAGAAAGACGAAACAAACAAGCCTGAATCTTGTGAGATTAAAGGGAGAACTATTCATGGATCATGGTAAATATCGGTTGTCCTCTGGTAAGGAGCTGCTGATGGATGATTCGGCTGAGTCTAGGCCATTGCTACACTGGGGTTCACCGGATCTGCAAAGGCTTCTGGATGCGTTGTCAGAATTGGGAATCAGTGGTTCCGTAGAACAGGTAACTAGCGATAATGAATCAGAAACCAAAGCAATTGTTCATATCAATGATCCTGATCGAGCCTCGATTGAAGTTCGAGCAACGAGCACAGTCATTACTGCTGCTTCTGAGAATTTAGCCTCTCTAATATTTGAAGCCACAGATAGGGTTCTAGATTCCATTTAA
- the LOC119981418 gene encoding protein LNK2-like isoform X1, which yields MFDWNDEEISNIIWGEANESDDHIVPYREGIDDCHDKKEWNQEASAIKPAERKTAVPKIDGHGKKLDSSPNLTANGLSASGFDLESWPIRSSSNAAKTNIDFLGAEVSKDLNEITNYDSAKESAQSAQDPGIFQSPGEGKEPCDFADFGWANIGSFDDLDRIFSNDDPIFGTVNLGDANELWSSSKDVTSSPLKSFPASVGSPSLGLGILKSAPEQFEIKREHVEVDDKSCTLGYGKPEIPAPHGLQIAQAILDTGDRAGGKSKTKEKDQKMDLNLMARGTVTNPQLGPENVRSPSEFSDQYLQATKQKKLLKSRKKLGVRNEGKFFQDVYGNWTSSGNPSGQFGNQFLSPTVQSSPPSALSQQRLIQGSEALQYQHNSCPFVASSAYGDAACSFSVIPVMSHGQPEELKHQPLLSGYEVSSVTANPVNKSGDARVKSQTMTAQEKIEKLRRRQQLQALLAIQKQQQQLGHQASSTDHGIVQKCTKANQLVDGASLEVKDLGSLSSLDPNSPLEQDDSNTISLDVNDYAVEDTIVFRLQDIVAKLDMRVRLSIRDSLFRLAQSAMQRNYASDTSSSNHKDLQVVANEDINNSNRNASMPDEETETNPIDRTVAHLLFHRPVELSGQHPDTPESPIFTKLPCELKSMALTNPSTGYLAESSKNKQNLSKNSSLLSESQMVGQYTSSPCLDTSENPSNSRQGNGAARNIEASQ from the exons ATGTTTGATTGGAACGACGAAGAG atttcaaatataatatggGGTGAGGCCAATGAGAGTGATGACCATATTGTTCCTTATCGGGAGGGAATCGATGATTGTCATGACAAAAAGGAATGGAACCAAGAAGCTTCAGCCATCAAGCCTGCTGAAAGGAAGACAGCTGTTCCTAAAATTGATGGTCATGGTAAGAAGCTGGATAGCAGTCCAAACTTGACCGCAAATGGTCTTTCTGCCTCAGGATTTGATTTGGAGTCCTGGCCCATTCGGTCTTCATCTAATGCTGCCAAAACGAATATTGATTTCTTGGGTGCTGAAGTATCTAAAGACTTGAATGAAATTACCAATTATGATTCAGCGAAAG AATCAGCTCAAAGTGCACAGGATCCTGGAATTTTTCAAAGTCCTGGTGAAGGCAAAGAACCTTGTGATTTTGCTGACTTTGGCTGGGCGAACATTGGAAGCTTTGATGACCTCGATCGAATTTTTAG CAATGATGACCCAATATTTGGCACTGTAAACCTTGGTGATGCCAATGAGCTATGGTCTTCCTCAAAAGATGTAACTAGCAGCCCACTGAAGTCATTTCCTGCTTCTGTGGGGTCTCCGAGTTTAGGTTTAGGAATATTAAAGAGTGCACCCGAACAATTTGAAATTAAAAGGGAGCATGTGGAAGTAGATGATAAGTCGTGTACCCTTGGATATGGGAAACCAGAAATCCCTGCACCTCATGGTCTGCAGATTGCACAAGCTATCCTGGATACTGGGGATCGTGCTGGAGGTAAAAGTAAGACCAAGGAGAAGGATCAG AAAATGGATCTCAATCTAATGGCGAGGGGCACCGTGACAAACCCTCAACTTGGTCCTGAAAATGTTAGATCCCCAAGTGAATTTTCGGATCAG TATTTGCAGGCTACCAAGCAGAAAAAGCTTTTGAAAAGTCGGAAAAAGTTGGGCGTTAGGAATGAGGGTAAATTCTTCCAAGATGTTTATGGTAATTGGACTTCATCTGGCAACCCATCTGGACAATTTGGGAACCAATTTTTATCTCCCACGGTACAATCTTCTCCACCATCAGCTCTCAGTCAACAGAGACTGATTCAAGGATCTGAAGCTTTGCAATACCAGCATAACTCCTGTCCATTTGTGGCTTCTTCTGCATATGGGGATGCTGCATGTTCATTTTCTGTCATACCTGTAATGTCCCATGGTCAACCTGAGGAGCTGAAGCATCAACCTTTGCTTTCTGGTTATGAAGTTTCTTCAGTTACTGCAAATCCTGTAAACAAGTCTGGAGATGCCCGTGTGAAATCCCAGACAATGACGGCTcaggaaaaaattgaaaaactaaGGAGGCGGCAGCAACTGCAGGCACTGCTTGCTATTCagaaacaacagcagcagctTGGCCACCAAGCCTCTAGTACTGATCATGGCATCGTTCAAAAGTGTACCAAAGCAAATCAGCTTGTTGATGGAGCTAGCCTTGAAGTCAAGGATCTAGGCTCCCTTTCTTCTCTAGATCCAAACTCACCTCTAGAACAAGATGATTCCAATACAATCTCTCTTGATGTAAATGATTACGCAGTTGAGGACACAATAGTCTTCAGGCTTCAAGATATTGTTGCAAAG TTGGACATGAGAGTAAGACTTTCTATACGAGACAGCTTGTTCCGCTTGGCTCAGAGTGCAATGCAAAGGAATTATGCTAGTGATACTAGCAGTTCCAACCATAAGGATTTGCAAGTCGTTGCTAACGAGGATATCAATAACAGTAACAG GAATGCTAGTATGCCTGATGAGGAAACAGAGACTAATCCCATCGACCGAACTGTGGCTCATTTGCTGTTTCATAGACCTGTGGAATTATCTGGACAACATCCCGATACTCCAGAATCGCCCATCTTTACCAAGCTCCCATGCGAGCTCAAATCAATGGCCCTAACGAACCCTTCAACTGGGTACTTGGCCGAAAGTTCGAAAAACAAACAGAACTTATCAAAAAATTCTAGCTTGTTGTCGGAGTCCCAGATGGTAGGCCAATATACAAGCAGCCCCTGTTTAGATACTTCAGAGAACCCATCAAACAGTAGGCAGGGGAATGGGGCTGCCAGGAACATTGAGGCCTCTCAATGA
- the LOC119981418 gene encoding protein LNK2-like isoform X2, with protein sequence MFDWNDEEISNIIWGEANESDDHIVPYREGIDDCHDKKEWNQEASAIKPAERKTAVPKIDGHGKKLDSSPNLTANGLSASGFDLESWPIRSSSNAAKTNIDFLGAEVSKDLNEITNYDSAKESAQSAQDPGIFQSPGEGKEPCDFADFGWANIGSFDDLDRIFSNDDPIFGTVNLGDANELWSSSKDVTSSPLKSFPASVGSPSLGLGILKSAPEQFEIKREHVEVDDKSCTLGYGKPEIPAPHGLQIAQAILDTGDRAGGKSKTKEKDQKMDLNLMARGTVTNPQLGPENVRSPSEFSDQATKQKKLLKSRKKLGVRNEGKFFQDVYGNWTSSGNPSGQFGNQFLSPTVQSSPPSALSQQRLIQGSEALQYQHNSCPFVASSAYGDAACSFSVIPVMSHGQPEELKHQPLLSGYEVSSVTANPVNKSGDARVKSQTMTAQEKIEKLRRRQQLQALLAIQKQQQQLGHQASSTDHGIVQKCTKANQLVDGASLEVKDLGSLSSLDPNSPLEQDDSNTISLDVNDYAVEDTIVFRLQDIVAKLDMRVRLSIRDSLFRLAQSAMQRNYASDTSSSNHKDLQVVANEDINNSNRNASMPDEETETNPIDRTVAHLLFHRPVELSGQHPDTPESPIFTKLPCELKSMALTNPSTGYLAESSKNKQNLSKNSSLLSESQMVGQYTSSPCLDTSENPSNSRQGNGAARNIEASQ encoded by the exons ATGTTTGATTGGAACGACGAAGAG atttcaaatataatatggGGTGAGGCCAATGAGAGTGATGACCATATTGTTCCTTATCGGGAGGGAATCGATGATTGTCATGACAAAAAGGAATGGAACCAAGAAGCTTCAGCCATCAAGCCTGCTGAAAGGAAGACAGCTGTTCCTAAAATTGATGGTCATGGTAAGAAGCTGGATAGCAGTCCAAACTTGACCGCAAATGGTCTTTCTGCCTCAGGATTTGATTTGGAGTCCTGGCCCATTCGGTCTTCATCTAATGCTGCCAAAACGAATATTGATTTCTTGGGTGCTGAAGTATCTAAAGACTTGAATGAAATTACCAATTATGATTCAGCGAAAG AATCAGCTCAAAGTGCACAGGATCCTGGAATTTTTCAAAGTCCTGGTGAAGGCAAAGAACCTTGTGATTTTGCTGACTTTGGCTGGGCGAACATTGGAAGCTTTGATGACCTCGATCGAATTTTTAG CAATGATGACCCAATATTTGGCACTGTAAACCTTGGTGATGCCAATGAGCTATGGTCTTCCTCAAAAGATGTAACTAGCAGCCCACTGAAGTCATTTCCTGCTTCTGTGGGGTCTCCGAGTTTAGGTTTAGGAATATTAAAGAGTGCACCCGAACAATTTGAAATTAAAAGGGAGCATGTGGAAGTAGATGATAAGTCGTGTACCCTTGGATATGGGAAACCAGAAATCCCTGCACCTCATGGTCTGCAGATTGCACAAGCTATCCTGGATACTGGGGATCGTGCTGGAGGTAAAAGTAAGACCAAGGAGAAGGATCAG AAAATGGATCTCAATCTAATGGCGAGGGGCACCGTGACAAACCCTCAACTTGGTCCTGAAAATGTTAGATCCCCAAGTGAATTTTCGGATCAG GCTACCAAGCAGAAAAAGCTTTTGAAAAGTCGGAAAAAGTTGGGCGTTAGGAATGAGGGTAAATTCTTCCAAGATGTTTATGGTAATTGGACTTCATCTGGCAACCCATCTGGACAATTTGGGAACCAATTTTTATCTCCCACGGTACAATCTTCTCCACCATCAGCTCTCAGTCAACAGAGACTGATTCAAGGATCTGAAGCTTTGCAATACCAGCATAACTCCTGTCCATTTGTGGCTTCTTCTGCATATGGGGATGCTGCATGTTCATTTTCTGTCATACCTGTAATGTCCCATGGTCAACCTGAGGAGCTGAAGCATCAACCTTTGCTTTCTGGTTATGAAGTTTCTTCAGTTACTGCAAATCCTGTAAACAAGTCTGGAGATGCCCGTGTGAAATCCCAGACAATGACGGCTcaggaaaaaattgaaaaactaaGGAGGCGGCAGCAACTGCAGGCACTGCTTGCTATTCagaaacaacagcagcagctTGGCCACCAAGCCTCTAGTACTGATCATGGCATCGTTCAAAAGTGTACCAAAGCAAATCAGCTTGTTGATGGAGCTAGCCTTGAAGTCAAGGATCTAGGCTCCCTTTCTTCTCTAGATCCAAACTCACCTCTAGAACAAGATGATTCCAATACAATCTCTCTTGATGTAAATGATTACGCAGTTGAGGACACAATAGTCTTCAGGCTTCAAGATATTGTTGCAAAG TTGGACATGAGAGTAAGACTTTCTATACGAGACAGCTTGTTCCGCTTGGCTCAGAGTGCAATGCAAAGGAATTATGCTAGTGATACTAGCAGTTCCAACCATAAGGATTTGCAAGTCGTTGCTAACGAGGATATCAATAACAGTAACAG GAATGCTAGTATGCCTGATGAGGAAACAGAGACTAATCCCATCGACCGAACTGTGGCTCATTTGCTGTTTCATAGACCTGTGGAATTATCTGGACAACATCCCGATACTCCAGAATCGCCCATCTTTACCAAGCTCCCATGCGAGCTCAAATCAATGGCCCTAACGAACCCTTCAACTGGGTACTTGGCCGAAAGTTCGAAAAACAAACAGAACTTATCAAAAAATTCTAGCTTGTTGTCGGAGTCCCAGATGGTAGGCCAATATACAAGCAGCCCCTGTTTAGATACTTCAGAGAACCCATCAAACAGTAGGCAGGGGAATGGGGCTGCCAGGAACATTGAGGCCTCTCAATGA
- the LOC119980635 gene encoding integrator complex subunit 9 isoform X1: protein MKFTCLSKGSGFHFPPCHILNMCGFRILVDCPVDLSALTIFAPVPADFRLVQDDESSDCSSHIPMDIDSGIQKRQTIGGPLDPKHLIYAEPWYKTVSNLHLWDTSFIDIVLISSPMGMLGLPFFTRDKGFSAKIYVTDATARLGQLMMEDLISMHMEFRYFYGPEASNYPQWMKWEELELLPSALKDIALGKDGTELGGWIPLYSAADVKDCVQKLQTLKYAEEACYNGTLVIKAFSSGSDVGACNWTISGPKGNVAYVSSSTFVSAHAMDFDYQALQGKHVIIYSDFSFQDVNDDPGHDNDSSDSTTNILSTPSNDEDNWKELTKSLLSNEENIEEKEKLAFICSCMIDSVKARGSVLIPTTRLGLILQLLEEISVLLESSNLTVPIYFISSIAEDLFAFTNIIPEWLSKQRQEKLFSGDPLFAHSDLIKAKKLLMFPAIHSQKLLTNWEEPCIVFAPHWSLRIGPAVHLLRRWCRDENSLLVLEEAVDANVALLPFKPTTMKVLQCSFPSGIKLPKVKPLLTALQPKVVLFPEAMRHHISFANSSPFSIIRYSENETLPIPGCKDNLEIEIAADLVSKLQWRKTKQTSLNLVRLKGELFMDHGKYRLSSGKELLMDDSAESRPLLHWGSPDLQRLLDALSELGISGSVEQVTSDNESETKAIVHINDPDRASIEVRATSTVITAASENLASLIFEATDRVLDSI, encoded by the exons ATGAAGTTT ACTTGCCTAAGCAAGGGAAGTGGTTTCCACTTTCCACCATGCCACATTCTGAATATGTGCGGGTTTAGGATCTTAGTGGACTGTCCCGTGGACCTTTCAGCTCTCACCATTTTTGCCCCTGTTCCTGCTGATTTTCGTTTGGTGCAAGATGACGAGAGCTCGGACTGTTCATCCCATATTCCGATGGACATAGATTCTGGGATTCAGAAGAGGCAGACAATTGGAGGGCCACTTGATCCAAAACACTTAATTTATGCAGAGCCTTGGTACAAAACAGTTAGTAATTTGCACCTTTGGGACACCTCATTCATTGATATTGTACTCATATCAAGCCCAATGGGTATGCTTGGGTTGCCATTTTTTACTCGAGACAAAGGTTTTTCCGCAAAG ATATATGTCACTGATGCGACTGCAAGACTTGGGCAGCTAATGATGGAGGATCTTATTTCAATGCACATGGAATTCAGGTATTTTTATGGACCTGAGGCGTCTAACTACCCACAATGGATGAAGTGGGAAGAGTTAGAACTACTTCCGTCAGCATTGAAGGATATAGCTCTCGGAAAAGATGGGACAGAGTTGGGTGGATGGATCCCTTTGTACAG TGCAGCTGATGTGAAGGATTGTGTGCAGAAACTTCAGACACTCAAATATGCTGAAGAAGCCTGCTATAATGGAACATTGGTCATTAAGGCATTTAGTTCTGGTTCTGACGTGGGGGCTTGTAATTGGACTATAAGTGGTCCAAAAGGAAATGTTGCATACGTTTCAAGCTCCACTTTCGTTTCAGCTCATGCAATGGATTTTGATTATCAGGCACTTCAGGGGAAACATGTGATAATATATTCAGATTTCTCATTCCAAGATGTCAACGATGATCCTGGACATGACAATGATTCCTCTGATTCAACTACTAACATTTTGTCAACTCCAAG CAATGATGAAGATAATTGGAAAGAACTTACCAAATCCTTGCTCAGTAATGAGGAGAATATAGAGGAAAAGGAGAAACTAGCATTTATATGCTCATGCATGATCGACTCAGTCAAGGCTCGTGGTTCGGTTCTTATTCCCACAACTCGACTTGGACTGATTCTACAGCTTCTGGAGGAGATATCAGTTCTCCTGGAGTCTTCAAATCTAACG GTTCCCATATATTTCATCTCTTCAATTGCAGAGGACTTGTTTGCATTCACTAACATCATTCCAGAATGGCTGAGCAAGCAGAGACAAGAAAAG TTGTTTTCCGGCGACCCTTTGTTTGCCCATTCTGATCTCATAAAAGCGAAAAAGCTACTTATGTTTCCTGCCATTCATTCCCAAAAACTATT GACAAATTGGGAGGAACCATGCATTGTATTTGCTCCTCATTGGAGTTTGCGGATTGGTCCTGCTGTTCATTTGCTTCGCCGTTGGTGCAGGGACGAAAACTCTCTTCTTGTTTTGGAG GAAGCAGTGGATGCTAATGTGGCTCTTTTACCTTTCAAGCCAACAACAATGAAGGTTCTTCAGTGCTCATTTCCTTCAGGAATAAA GTTGCCAAAAGTTAAACCTTTGCTGACAGCGCTTCAGCCGAAAGTTGTCCTG TTCCCCGAGGCAATGAGGCATCACATCAGTTTCGCCAATTCAAGTCCATTTTCAATCATCCGCTACTCGGAAAATGAAACATTACCTATACCTGGATGTAAGGACAATTTAGAGATAGAGATTGCAGCAGACTTGGTTTCCAAGTTACAGTGGAGAAAGACGAAACAAACAAGCCTGAATCTTGTGAGATTAAAGGGAGAACTATTCATGGATCATGGTAAATATCGGTTGTCCTCTGGTAAGGAGCTGCTGATGGATGATTCGGCTGAGTCTAGGCCATTGCTACACTGGGGTTCACCGGATCTGCAAAGGCTTCTGGATGCGTTGTCAGAATTGGGAATCAGTGGTTCCGTAGAACAGGTAACTAGCGATAATGAATCAGAAACCAAAGCAATTGTTCATATCAATGATCCTGATCGAGCCTCGATTGAAGTTCGAGCAACGAGCACAGTCATTACTGCTGCTTCTGAGAATTTAGCCTCTCTAATATTTGAAGCCACAGATAGGGTTCTAGATTCCATTTAA
- the LOC119980479 gene encoding pentatricopeptide repeat-containing protein At5g47360 produces the protein MFQKYLCDLSINSYCAEYMSLYSFSRFLSSSIHHQALKFPTFHFSTAAPSSTEKFYNHLQKSSPNVERILSTVNAKLDSRCVNEVLHKCYHSHPQMGIRFFIWAGCQSDYRHSAYIYSEVCRLFEIKRKPQVVFNVFDSYVKEKCVISVKMFKVALNLFREARLANEALWVLRKMTEFGLRPDTTAYNTVIRLFCEPGDMDMAQKLMGEMGLIDLYPDMITYASMIKGFCDVGRLKDASGLFKVMKGHGCPPNVVAYSALLDGVCRFGSMDRALELLAQMEKEGGDCSPNVVTYTSVMQSFCEKGKAIEALGVLDRMAASGCAPNRVTVTTLVKGLCVEGHVEEAYKLIDKVVAGGGVSYGECYSSLVLSLVMIKRLEEAEKLFRKILASGLKPDSLACSILIKELCLDGRLIDGFHLYEAEEKAGLFSFIDSDTYSILLIGLCKQNHMLEAAYLVRSMLERGIRLRVSDLNQISEHLKKFGDKELITQLAGIVK, from the coding sequence ATGTTTCAGAAGTATCTCTGTGATTTGTCAATCAATTCCTATTGTGCTGAATACATGTCCCTATATTCATTCTCTCGCTTCCTTTCTAGCTCAATTCACCACCAAGCCCTCAAATTCCCAACCTTTCACTTCAGCACTGCCGCCCCCTCCTCTACAGAGAAATTCTACAACCACCTTCAAAAGAGCAGCCCCAATGTTGAAAGGATCCTCTCCACAGTCAATGCAAAACTGGATTCGAGATGTGTAAATGAGGTTTTACATAAATGTTATCATAGCCATCCTCAAATGGGCATCAGGTTTTTCATTTGGGCTGGTTGCCAATCCGATTATAGGCACAGtgcttatatatatagtgaGGTGTGTCGACTATTCGAGATTAAACGAAAACCCCAAGTCGTTTTCAATGTTTTTGATTCATACGTCAAGGAAAAGTGTGTCATTAGTGTTAAGATGTTTAAAGTTGCTTTGAATTTGTTTAGAGAAGCTAGGCTTGCCAATGAGGCTTTGTGGGTATTGAGAAAAATGACTGAATTTGGTCTACGGCCGGATACTACTGCTTACAATACTGTTATTAGGCTGTTCTGTGAGCCGGGTGATATGGATATGGCTCAAAAGTTGATGGGAGAGATGGGTTTGATTGATCTTTATCCAGATATGATCACATATGCATCAATGATTAAAGGGTTTTGTGATGTAGGTAGGTTGAAGGATGCTAGTGGGTTGTTTAAGGTTATGAAAGGCCATGGATGTCCACCAAATGTGGTGGCATATTCAGCACTGCTTGATGGGGTCTGTAGGTTTGGAAGTATGGATAGGGCACTGGAGTTGTTGGCTCAAATGGAGAAAGAAGGTGGTGATTGTAGTCCAAATGTTGTTACATATACATCGGTGATGCAAAGTTTTTGCGAAAAGGGTAAGGCAATTGAGGCTTTGGGGGTTCTGGATAGAATGGCTGCTTCTGGGTGTGCTCCAAATCGTGTTACAGTTACAACGTTGGTGAAGGGCCTTTGTGTGGAAGGGCATGTGGAGGAGGCTTATAAGCTGATTGATAAAGTTGTTGCAGGAGGTGGTGTTTCATACGGTGAATGCTATAGTTCTCTTGTCTTGTCCCTGGTAATGATTAAAAGACTTGAGGAGGCGGAAAAGCTGTTTAGGAAGATTTTAGCTAGTGGGTTGAAACCCGATAGCTTGGCTTGCAGTATTTTGATAAAAGAGCTTTGCTTGGATGGACGACTAATAGACGGGTTCCACCTATATGAAGCAGAGGAGAAGGCGGGGTTGTTCTCCTTTATTGACTCTGATACATACTCTATTCTATTGATTGGACTTTGTAAGCAAAACCATATGTTGGAAGCTGCATATCTTGTGAGGTCTATGCTTGAGAGAGGGATCCGATTAAGAGTTTCCGACCTTAACCAGATTTCTGAACATCTGAAGAAATTCGGAGACAAGGAGCTAATCACACAATTAGCGGGGATTGTGAAGTAA